A genomic window from Methanobrevibacter sp. TLL-48-HuF1 includes:
- a CDS encoding DNA-directed RNA polymerase subunit N, whose product MIPIRCLSCGKPVSAYFDEYNKRLAAGEKSKDILDDLGLNRYCCRRMLISHVETWE is encoded by the coding sequence ATGATTCCTATAAGATGCTTAAGTTGTGGAAAACCGGTATCAGCTTACTTTGATGAATATAATAAAAGATTAGCTGCCGGTGAAAAATCAAAAGATATTTTAGATGACTTAGGCTTAAACAGATATTGTTGTAGAAGAATGTTAATTTCTCATGTTGAAACATGGGAATAG